A region of the Pseudomonas silesiensis genome:
CTTCGCCGTTGCACTGCCGCTGGCCTCGCAGTGGTACCCGCCGCAGCATCAAGGCAAAGCCATGGGCATCGCCGGCGCCGGTAACTCCGGCACTGTGCTCGCAGCCCTGATCGCCCCGGTCCTCGCTGCTTCGTTTGGCTGGAGCAACGTGTTCGGCTTCGCCCTGATTCCGTTGATCCTGACTATCATCACCTTTGCCTGGCTGGCCAAGAACGCCCCTGAACGGCCGAAAGCCAAATCCGTTTCCGACTACTTCAAGGCCTTGGGCGACCGCGACAGCTGGTGGTTCATGTTCTTCTACAGCGTAACCTTCGGTGGTTTCATCGGCCTGGCCAGCGCCCTGCCCGGCTACTTCAACGACCAATACGGCCTGAGCCCGGTGACCGCCGGTTATTACACCGCGGCCTGTGTGTTCGGTGGCAGCCTGATGCGTCCGTTGGGCGGCGCCCTGGCCGACCGTTTCGGCGGGATTCGTACACTGCTGGTGATGTACACCGTGGCCGCGACCTGCATTGCGGCCGTGGGTTTCAATCTGCCGAGTTCCTATGCCGCCCTGGCACTGTTCGTGTGCACCATGCTCGGTCTGGGTGCGGGCAATGGCGCAGTATTCCAGTTGGTTCCACAGCGCTTCCGTCGGGAGATCGGCGTAATGACCGGTTTGATCGGCATGGCCGGTGGTATCGGTGGTTTCGCGCTGGCGGCCGGCATGGGCGCGATCAAGCAAAGCACCGGCAGTTATCAGATGGCGCTGTGGTTGTTCGCCAGCCTCGGGGTCCTCGCCTGGTTCGGCCTGCACGGGGTGAAACGTCGCTGGAGAACCACCTGGGGTTCGGCTGCCGTCACCGCTGCACGGGTATGAGGGCTGAATGAGCCTGCAATTGAGTTTCGCCGAAGCAAGCGCCATCGGCCCTCGCGAGGAGAACCAGGACGCCCTGCGCCTGGTCACTCCAACGCCGGCGCTGGCGGCGAGCAAGGGTTATCTGTTCGCCATCGCCGACGGCGTGAGCCAGTGCGCCGATGGCGGCCTGGCCGCCCGCTCGACCTTGCAGGCCCTGGCACTGGACTACTACGCCACCCCGGAAACCTGGGGTGTCGCCCAGGCGCTGGATCGCCTGCTGCTGGCACAGAATCGCTGGCTGCAAGCCAACGGTGGGGGGCAACCCTTGCTCACTACCGTCAGCGCCCTGGTCATGCGTGGCAGGCGCTTCACCCTGGCCCATGTCGGCGATTGCCGGGTCTATCGCTGGCACGCCGACACCTTGCAACGGGTGAGCGAGGATCATGTCTGGGACCAACCGGGCATGCAGCATGTACTCAAACGGGCGCTGGGACTGGATCAGCACCTGGTGCTGGATTTTCTCGATGGCGAATTGCGCGTCAACGAAAGCTTCGTGTTGCTCAGCGATGGTGTCTGGGCCGTGCTGGGTGATACCGCTATTGCGGCGATCCTGCGCGATCAGCCTGATCTGGCCAGCGCCGCGCAGACCCTGGTCAGCGCCGCGCATCTGGCCGGCAGTCAGGACAATGCCAGTGCCTTGCTGGTGCGGGTCGATGCCCTGGGTGAAACCAGTATCGGCGATGCTTTGATTCATTTGCAGCAATGGCCGCTGCCGCCTGCACTCAAACCGGGCCAGTCTTTCGAAGGCTGGGAGGTCGAAGGGATACTCGGGCAGAGCCAGCAATCGCTGCTCTATCGGGTTCGCGACGGGCAACAACAGCCCTGGCTCTTGAAAACCTTGCCCGGCGCGTTGCGCGACGACCACCTGGCCGGACAAGCGTTGCTGTCGGAGGAATGGTTTCTCAAGCGCGTCGCCGGCCGGCACTTCCCTGAAGTCCACACCGCCAGCCAGCGTCAGCATTTGTACTACGTGATGCGTGAGTATTCGGGGTCCACCCTGGCGCAACTGCAGGAGAAAGCCGGACCGCTGCCCTTGGCCCAATGGCTGGATCTGGCCGAACGCCTGCTGCGGGCGGTGGGGATGCTGC
Encoded here:
- a CDS encoding nitrate/nitrite transporter yields the protein MNSSFWKSGHTPTLFAAFLYFDLSFMVWYLLGPLAVQIATDLQLTTQQRGLVVATPILAGAVLRFVMGLLADRLSPKTAGLIGQVIVICALFVAWKHGIHSYEQALLLGLFLGMAGASFAVALPLASQWYPPQHQGKAMGIAGAGNSGTVLAALIAPVLAASFGWSNVFGFALIPLILTIITFAWLAKNAPERPKAKSVSDYFKALGDRDSWWFMFFYSVTFGGFIGLASALPGYFNDQYGLSPVTAGYYTAACVFGGSLMRPLGGALADRFGGIRTLLVMYTVAATCIAAVGFNLPSSYAALALFVCTMLGLGAGNGAVFQLVPQRFRREIGVMTGLIGMAGGIGGFALAAGMGAIKQSTGSYQMALWLFASLGVLAWFGLHGVKRRWRTTWGSAAVTAARV
- a CDS encoding bifunctional protein-serine/threonine kinase/phosphatase, with the protein product MSLQLSFAEASAIGPREENQDALRLVTPTPALAASKGYLFAIADGVSQCADGGLAARSTLQALALDYYATPETWGVAQALDRLLLAQNRWLQANGGGQPLLTTVSALVMRGRRFTLAHVGDCRVYRWHADTLQRVSEDHVWDQPGMQHVLKRALGLDQHLVLDFLDGELRVNESFVLLSDGVWAVLGDTAIAAILRDQPDLASAAQTLVSAAHLAGSQDNASALLVRVDALGETSIGDALIHLQQWPLPPALKPGQSFEGWEVEGILGQSQQSLLYRVRDGQQQPWLLKTLPGALRDDHLAGQALLSEEWFLKRVAGRHFPEVHTASQRQHLYYVMREYSGSTLAQLQEKAGPLPLAQWLDLAERLLRAVGMLHRRQILHRDIKPENLLLGDDGELRLLDFGLAYCPGLSEDQPSTLPGTPSYIAPEAFGGGTPTPQQDLYAVGVTLYFLLTGHYPYGEIEAFQRPRFGVAVSASRYRPDLPEWIAQSLDRAVAADPDQRFETAEEWLLLLEQGERRSLSVRPRPLLEREPLKVWRTLALVSLLVNLVLLVLVFRG